One Fibrobacter sp. UBA4297 DNA window includes the following coding sequences:
- a CDS encoding MotA/TolQ/ExbB proton channel family protein — translation MNFILDFVKQGGTIGYILIALNFIGYAIIIWKVISLIVFNKTVQPRLTDKVIHRVVTCNTDHHIITESIRTEIGLAFSPLTKGLTTVENIASISPMLGLLGTVVGIFNAFTVIAASGLDDPSAFATGIKFALVTTVLGLVVAIPHVIAFNYLNARMEQEQDEVENQVLLHLGKTLQERDAKRMESRNG, via the coding sequence ATGAACTTCATTCTCGACTTTGTCAAACAGGGCGGTACTATCGGCTATATCCTGATTGCGCTGAACTTTATCGGTTATGCCATTATTATTTGGAAGGTGATTTCACTAATTGTCTTTAACAAAACGGTACAGCCTCGCTTGACAGATAAAGTTATTCATCGCGTGGTGACTTGCAATACCGACCATCACATCATTACAGAAAGCATCCGCACCGAAATCGGCCTTGCTTTCTCGCCGCTCACGAAGGGCCTTACGACGGTTGAAAATATCGCATCGATTTCTCCGATGCTTGGCCTTCTCGGTACAGTGGTGGGCATTTTCAACGCTTTTACGGTGATAGCGGCCTCGGGCCTTGATGATCCATCCGCTTTTGCGACGGGCATTAAGTTTGCTCTCGTGACAACGGTCCTTGGGCTTGTGGTCGCTATCCCGCATGTGATTGCGTTCAACTACCTGAACGCCCGCATGGAGCAGGAACAGGACGAAGTCGAAAACCAGGTGCTTTTGCACTTGGGCAAGACTTTGCAAGAACGCGACGCTAAGAGAATGGAGTCTCGCAATGGCTAA
- a CDS encoding energy transducer TonB yields the protein MTQKRIYSALYFNKAFYIGLAVAILIHIATLLNPYFKKEEISTQRPDTPVMHAEKVYIAPPPPPEAPPVVKKVVRAKIIPKVVEKRVEEQPPEPEPIPEPVTETAPVAVAEPVVEAPPAPPVVKEPPKPSADSVKMVTRTYLRSLKKQLEQIKDYPATAKRLKQEGTVRVRFTILADGKIEQIEVSESSRYSSLDNSALEAVANMGKFQPIPKLLEKERWRIEIPIQYKLNAGRS from the coding sequence ATGACTCAGAAACGAATTTATTCAGCTTTGTATTTCAACAAGGCCTTCTATATAGGGCTTGCCGTTGCAATCCTTATCCATATCGCCACACTTTTAAACCCGTATTTCAAGAAAGAAGAAATCTCGACTCAGCGCCCTGACACTCCCGTAATGCACGCGGAAAAGGTCTATATTGCGCCCCCGCCACCTCCAGAAGCACCTCCGGTTGTGAAAAAGGTCGTTCGTGCTAAAATTATCCCGAAGGTCGTAGAAAAACGGGTCGAAGAACAGCCTCCTGAACCGGAACCAATCCCGGAACCGGTAACAGAAACGGCTCCAGTCGCTGTTGCGGAACCTGTTGTCGAAGCGCCTCCCGCGCCCCCTGTGGTCAAGGAACCGCCTAAACCTTCGGCAGATTCCGTGAAAATGGTGACCCGTACCTACTTGCGCTCGCTCAAAAAGCAATTAGAGCAAATCAAGGATTACCCTGCGACGGCAAAGCGCTTAAAGCAGGAAGGCACGGTGCGCGTTCGCTTTACCATCCTTGCCGATGGCAAGATTGAACAAATCGAAGTCTCGGAATCGAGCCGCTATTCGTCGCTGGACAATAGCGCTTTGGAAGCTGTTGCCAACATGGGAAAATTTCAACCTATTCCAAAACTTTTAGAAAAAGAACGCTGGCGGATAGAAATTCCGATTCAGTACAAACTTAATGCAGGGAGATCGTAA
- a CDS encoding ABC transporter ATP-binding protein — MTSNKKQDNTLKLLWLFAGNKKAQLFRASFYAILGVFCGIIPYFCVAKLLSAFYNKTVTSDDVLIYGAIAIIGFALKVFLSTISTMTSHEAAFAILKTLRTKITEKMEHIPMGIMLDKASGSYKMLVVDTVERIEKPFAHMVPEMTANIVTPLTILIVLFVMDWRMALGAFATIPLGFLVTMGQLIGYKEKSARYFKANADMNDSIVEYVNGIEVIKAFNQSASSFSKFTNACKYYRDTTLEWWRGCWFFSAAGLNTLSSTLLVTLPLGAYLFMNGKIEFGTFLTCAVLSMGIAGPLIASMNYAEMFASVFQAFTQVNNFLNEKDQIRPKENVKFNGSSFEFKNVTFGYKDKNVLNKISFKTAEKGVTAIVGHSGSGKSTIAKLMAGFWDVGEGDILLGGVSLSKIPFKQQMQKISYVAQDNYLFNMSIMENIRMGRPEASDEEVYEAAKAAGCHEFISALEHGYNTKAGDAGNRLSGGERQRITIARAILKNADVIILDEATAYADPENEAEIQKALSRLIHDKVLIVIAHRLSTIKNAEKILVIEKGELADSGTHDELMKKCDLYKSMWERHIAGSDNKEVA, encoded by the coding sequence ATGACTTCTAACAAGAAACAGGACAACACCCTTAAACTGCTATGGCTTTTCGCCGGCAATAAAAAAGCCCAACTTTTTAGAGCTTCTTTTTACGCCATTTTGGGCGTTTTTTGCGGAATCATCCCCTACTTTTGCGTTGCAAAACTGCTATCCGCATTCTACAACAAGACGGTTACCAGCGATGATGTGCTGATTTACGGGGCGATCGCCATCATCGGTTTTGCGTTGAAAGTATTCTTGTCAACGATTTCAACAATGACTTCGCATGAGGCGGCATTCGCCATTCTAAAGACACTGCGAACAAAGATTACCGAGAAAATGGAGCACATTCCCATGGGAATCATGCTCGACAAAGCTTCCGGTTCGTACAAGATGCTCGTTGTCGATACGGTAGAACGCATCGAAAAACCTTTTGCTCACATGGTGCCAGAAATGACCGCAAACATCGTGACTCCTTTGACAATATTAATCGTTTTGTTTGTCATGGATTGGCGCATGGCTCTCGGCGCTTTTGCAACCATTCCATTAGGATTTCTGGTAACCATGGGGCAATTAATCGGTTATAAGGAAAAATCCGCGCGTTACTTCAAGGCGAACGCCGATATGAACGATTCCATCGTAGAATATGTGAACGGCATCGAAGTCATCAAGGCATTCAATCAAAGCGCATCTTCATTTAGCAAGTTTACGAACGCCTGCAAGTACTACCGCGATACAACTCTTGAATGGTGGCGCGGTTGCTGGTTCTTCTCGGCTGCAGGTTTGAATACACTTTCTTCAACTTTACTTGTAACGCTTCCGCTCGGAGCTTACTTATTCATGAACGGGAAAATTGAATTCGGCACGTTCCTCACTTGCGCGGTACTCAGCATGGGCATCGCAGGCCCTTTGATTGCTTCTATGAATTATGCCGAAATGTTCGCTTCGGTATTCCAGGCGTTTACGCAAGTGAACAACTTTTTGAACGAAAAAGATCAAATTCGTCCGAAAGAAAACGTAAAGTTTAACGGTTCTTCTTTCGAATTCAAGAACGTCACATTTGGCTATAAAGATAAGAATGTTTTGAACAAGATATCGTTCAAGACAGCTGAAAAAGGCGTCACCGCAATTGTCGGACATTCTGGCAGCGGGAAATCCACCATCGCCAAATTGATGGCCGGGTTCTGGGATGTGGGTGAAGGCGACATATTGCTCGGTGGCGTCAGCCTGTCCAAAATTCCGTTCAAACAGCAAATGCAAAAAATCAGCTACGTGGCGCAAGACAACTACCTGTTCAACATGTCCATCATGGAAAACATCCGCATGGGACGGCCCGAAGCAAGCGACGAAGAGGTCTACGAAGCAGCAAAGGCTGCAGGGTGCCACGAATTCATCAGCGCACTTGAACACGGCTACAATACAAAAGCAGGCGATGCCGGCAACAGACTCTCCGGAGGCGAGCGCCAGCGCATCACGATTGCTCGCGCGATTCTCAAAAACGCAGATGTCATCATCTTGGACGAAGCCACCGCATACGCAGACCCCGAAAACGAAGCTGAAATCCAAAAGGCACTTTCGAGACTCATTCACGACAAAGTGCTCATCGTCATTGCCCACAGACTTTCGACCATCAAAAATGCCGAAAAGATTCTGGTCATTGAAAAGGGCGAACTTGCCGATAGTGGCACGCACGACGAACTGATGAAAAAATGCGATTTGTACAAATCCATGTGGGAACGCCACATTGCAGGTTCCGACAATAAGGAGGTTGCATAA
- a CDS encoding ABC transporter ATP-binding protein yields the protein MLKTLKRIIKLSGKHKGRIYWGLVCSVLNTVFSCSSVLAFLWVLQNINNLTMDVIWTTVAILGVGLVGKIILKFLTNIFMTAAGFIIFTDKRLELGDKLKNAPMGYFSKESLGRINNTITTNMATLENFTMMAVDNVVGGILQGLGVSIFLMIFDWKMGLIAISGILLSLIPLTLIQTKSNSLSLKRYEAVERVTNNVLEYIRGIAVIRSFGRGNASKLDETFDEFEKTAIKMEKSILVPHGFFRATLEIFSGIIILCAAWMTYHGTMDFTYGMMFLVSGFIIYGQMELLANGAFLMEQIETSMDQMDETYNVPKLTGHESVDENKTDIEIKDVTFGYDSRVILDKISAKIPAKSKCAIVGYSGSGKTTLCNLIVRFWDVQSGSITFGGKDIKSYAPDELLSHFSMVFQNVFLFNDTVENNIRFGCPNATHEQIVEVAKRARCHDFIEALPDGYNTVIGENGSSLSGGEKQRISIARALLKDAPVVILDEATSSVDPENESELMEAIAELTKGKTVISIAHRLNTVKNADQILVIDRGHIVQRGTHKELCNVNGVYKKFLDIRKASAGWSIT from the coding sequence ATGCTTAAGACTTTGAAAAGGATTATCAAGCTTTCCGGGAAGCACAAGGGACGCATTTATTGGGGACTAGTTTGTAGCGTATTGAACACGGTTTTCAGCTGTTCTTCTGTATTGGCATTCCTTTGGGTTTTGCAAAACATCAACAATCTCACGATGGATGTCATCTGGACAACCGTCGCGATTTTGGGCGTTGGACTTGTAGGCAAAATTATTCTCAAGTTCTTGACGAACATTTTCATGACCGCTGCAGGGTTCATCATCTTTACGGACAAGCGCCTTGAACTTGGCGACAAGCTGAAAAACGCTCCGATGGGTTATTTTTCGAAGGAATCGCTCGGCCGCATCAACAATACGATTACGACCAACATGGCGACCCTCGAAAACTTTACCATGATGGCAGTAGACAACGTTGTCGGCGGCATTTTGCAAGGACTCGGCGTTTCCATTTTCCTCATGATTTTCGACTGGAAAATGGGACTCATCGCTATTTCGGGAATTTTGCTTTCGCTTATTCCCTTGACGCTTATACAGACCAAATCCAATTCGCTTTCATTAAAGCGTTACGAAGCGGTCGAACGCGTCACAAACAATGTCCTTGAATACATCCGCGGCATTGCCGTCATCCGTTCATTTGGCAGAGGCAACGCCTCCAAACTCGATGAGACTTTTGACGAATTTGAAAAGACCGCCATCAAGATGGAAAAAAGTATTCTCGTTCCGCATGGATTCTTCCGAGCAACGCTTGAAATTTTTAGCGGTATCATCATCCTGTGCGCCGCTTGGATGACGTATCACGGCACAATGGATTTTACCTACGGCATGATGTTCCTTGTTTCGGGATTTATCATCTACGGGCAAATGGAACTGCTTGCCAATGGCGCTTTCTTGATGGAACAGATTGAGACCTCCATGGACCAGATGGATGAAACTTACAATGTTCCAAAGCTTACCGGGCATGAATCTGTTGACGAGAACAAGACCGACATCGAAATCAAGGACGTGACTTTTGGTTATGACTCTCGCGTGATTCTGGACAAGATCAGCGCGAAGATTCCCGCAAAATCCAAATGCGCTATAGTCGGTTATTCCGGTAGCGGCAAGACAACTTTGTGCAATCTGATTGTCCGTTTTTGGGATGTTCAATCCGGTTCAATCACATTCGGCGGAAAAGACATCAAAAGCTATGCGCCGGATGAATTGCTGTCGCATTTTTCGATGGTGTTCCAAAATGTTTTCCTGTTCAATGACACCGTCGAAAATAACATTAGATTCGGTTGTCCGAATGCAACGCACGAACAAATCGTAGAAGTCGCAAAACGCGCCCGTTGCCACGATTTCATTGAAGCTCTTCCCGACGGATACAACACCGTCATTGGCGAAAATGGCAGCAGCCTTTCCGGTGGCGAGAAACAACGCATTTCGATTGCACGAGCCCTCTTGAAAGACGCACCGGTCGTTATCCTCGATGAAGCGACATCTTCTGTGGATCCCGAAAATGAATCAGAATTGATGGAAGCGATTGCAGAACTCACCAAAGGAAAAACAGTCATCTCTATCGCCCATCGTTTGAATACAGTAAAGAACGCCGATCAGATTCTTGTCATTGACCGCGGACATATCGTACAACGCGGCACACATAAAGAGCTCTGCAACGTCAACGGCGTTTATAAGAAATTTTTGGATATTAGGAAAGCTTCGGCAGGCTGGAGCATTACCTAA
- a CDS encoding thioesterase II family protein gives MEKTLEERWFPFSTYTLNDTEHKKIFCFHHAGGSASVYRKWTLEKKNMNFICVELPGKGTRRREPFVGDFKKLLDPLCKCIVKVTQGKPFILFGHSMGAAMAFYVAEHLQSKYGVRPEKLIAAGRQAPQDEDPGEFKTYMGDDALIRELKKYNATPKEILENKELLQFVLPEVRKDYTLNESLIYNGERIDTPIYINCGSKDIGATAAIMQRWQSVTTQEFKEKEFEGDHFFVLNSEQYPEYLANAG, from the coding sequence ATGGAAAAAACACTAGAGGAACGCTGGTTCCCCTTCTCCACATATACTCTAAACGATACGGAGCACAAAAAAATCTTCTGTTTTCACCATGCAGGAGGCTCCGCTAGCGTGTATCGCAAGTGGACACTTGAAAAGAAAAATATGAATTTCATCTGCGTCGAGCTTCCCGGCAAGGGAACTCGCCGCCGCGAACCGTTTGTCGGCGACTTCAAGAAGCTCCTCGATCCGCTTTGCAAATGCATTGTAAAAGTAACGCAAGGCAAACCATTTATTTTGTTCGGACACAGCATGGGTGCCGCCATGGCATTCTATGTTGCAGAACATCTGCAAAGCAAATACGGCGTCCGCCCAGAAAAACTGATTGCAGCAGGCCGCCAGGCCCCACAAGATGAAGACCCAGGAGAGTTCAAGACTTACATGGGCGACGATGCGCTGATTCGTGAACTCAAAAAATACAACGCCACGCCTAAGGAAATCCTTGAAAACAAGGAATTGCTCCAATTCGTCCTCCCCGAAGTGCGCAAGGATTACACACTTAATGAAAGCCTGATTTACAATGGCGAACGCATTGATACCCCGATATATATCAATTGCGGTTCCAAGGACATTGGAGCGACAGCCGCCATTATGCAACGCTGGCAATCCGTCACGACACAGGAATTCAAGGAAAAGGAATTTGAAGGCGACCACTTCTTTGTTTTGAATTCTGAACAGTACCCCGAATATCTCGCTAACGCAGGTTAA
- a CDS encoding amino acid adenylation domain-containing protein, which translates to MFTNNLECIHSAVFAKAFETPSATALVSRNADNTYSQKTYAELAESALKIASTLKAAEVKTKDLVAIVLPKGMNQIFCTLGIQAIGAAYVPVGIHQPMERMHKIFDAAKISAIITDAEHAEQIRKENPAWKVIVVDETLQSAPMLKDEIVEDPSLLAYIIFTSGTTGVPKGVMISHRGASNTIRDINERFNLSANDACMAISELDFDLSVYDIFGILSLGGKVIVLSEETKKEASIWKQIASDQKVTLWNSVPALFEMFTIVAGDKASSIPLKTVMLSGDWIPLPLFGATKKLWPSIRFISLGGATEVSIWSVWYEVNTLNPEWKSIPYGKALLNQKIKVMDEKGQECPTGEAGELWIGGVGVAEGYLNQPNLTQERFPVENGERWYRTGDKVRMMADGNSEFLGRLDTQIKLGGFRIELGEIENVIKKKSNIVNAAAVVVENGTKKEIVAAVIPALNKEKIAKYDYKFVESHEDDSLPDRTNAVAALIHAVRSNVKIIPEKSQNAFALWKNWLFKNGFESIRPAIKSEFSKELNSAENVELLQNVLTGNRPETDLLSNKFFAPEKLLCESAPFKTFIGKAVTFAAANNIKKIAFLNARSGLGVREFLSRYEKNGMEITLFDESTGMLNEASDTLRNWRDCLKFKQLDLSACVQELESFDLVIDAGFLHTYNNPKDALAFAYMILKKSGTLMALDFENFDPLAIVSSAVLENGFAKYTRLRRFTSLLTDEEWESIFKELPFETISLENNSHFVQTIVAKKASDAKEILGNEFETYLKTNLVPYMIPARTEVFVKFPLTANAKVDRKTITAYLKKTGDADVNENYEGREMDLASIWKSLLSLDKIDRHANFFEIGGDSLLATRFIEKIHTQFGVEISLREFFENAELNELAQIFEERINALGDIEEGEI; encoded by the coding sequence ATGTTTACCAACAATCTTGAATGTATCCATTCTGCCGTTTTTGCAAAAGCATTCGAAACACCGTCGGCAACCGCACTCGTATCGCGAAATGCTGATAACACTTACAGCCAAAAGACATACGCCGAGCTTGCCGAAAGCGCCTTAAAAATCGCATCCACGTTGAAGGCCGCCGAGGTCAAGACAAAAGACCTCGTCGCCATCGTTTTACCGAAGGGAATGAATCAGATTTTCTGTACGCTCGGGATTCAGGCGATCGGAGCAGCTTATGTTCCTGTTGGCATCCACCAGCCGATGGAAAGGATGCACAAGATTTTTGACGCTGCAAAAATTTCTGCAATCATCACAGATGCGGAACACGCAGAACAGATTCGTAAAGAAAATCCGGCTTGGAAGGTCATCGTTGTCGACGAAACTTTGCAAAGCGCGCCCATGTTAAAAGATGAAATTGTCGAAGACCCTTCGCTCCTCGCCTACATCATTTTTACCTCTGGCACAACAGGCGTTCCGAAAGGCGTGATGATTTCGCATCGCGGCGCAAGCAACACCATTCGCGATATCAACGAGCGTTTTAATTTAAGCGCTAATGATGCCTGTATGGCGATTTCAGAATTGGACTTTGACCTTTCCGTTTATGACATTTTCGGCATACTTTCCTTGGGCGGAAAGGTCATTGTCCTCTCTGAAGAAACTAAAAAAGAAGCAAGCATCTGGAAACAGATCGCAAGCGATCAAAAAGTGACATTGTGGAATTCCGTCCCTGCGCTTTTTGAAATGTTCACGATTGTCGCAGGCGACAAGGCAAGTAGCATTCCGCTAAAGACCGTGATGCTTTCGGGCGACTGGATTCCGCTCCCGCTTTTCGGCGCCACAAAAAAACTTTGGCCAAGTATTCGTTTCATTTCACTCGGTGGCGCTACAGAAGTCTCTATTTGGTCCGTTTGGTACGAAGTAAACACATTGAATCCAGAATGGAAATCCATCCCTTACGGCAAGGCCTTGTTGAATCAAAAAATCAAGGTCATGGACGAAAAAGGTCAGGAATGTCCAACCGGTGAAGCGGGCGAACTCTGGATTGGCGGCGTAGGCGTTGCTGAAGGCTACTTGAATCAACCGAATTTGACGCAGGAGCGCTTCCCCGTTGAAAATGGTGAACGCTGGTACAGGACAGGCGATAAAGTCCGCATGATGGCTGATGGAAATTCAGAATTCCTGGGACGTCTCGATACACAGATCAAGCTCGGCGGTTTCCGCATCGAACTTGGCGAAATCGAAAACGTCATCAAGAAAAAATCAAACATTGTCAACGCCGCCGCAGTCGTTGTCGAAAACGGAACCAAAAAGGAAATTGTCGCTGCGGTCATCCCCGCACTGAATAAAGAAAAAATTGCAAAGTACGATTATAAGTTTGTCGAAAGCCATGAAGACGATTCCTTACCGGATCGCACAAATGCAGTTGCAGCACTAATTCACGCTGTCCGTTCCAACGTCAAGATTATTCCCGAAAAATCACAGAACGCTTTTGCGTTGTGGAAGAATTGGCTTTTTAAGAACGGCTTTGAAAGCATCCGCCCAGCTATAAAATCTGAATTTTCAAAGGAACTGAACAGCGCAGAAAATGTCGAATTGTTGCAAAATGTTCTTACAGGGAACCGCCCAGAAACAGACCTTTTAAGCAACAAATTTTTCGCACCCGAAAAGTTGCTTTGCGAAAGCGCTCCGTTCAAGACTTTCATCGGCAAGGCCGTTACGTTTGCAGCCGCTAACAACATCAAGAAAATTGCATTTCTGAATGCACGTTCCGGGCTTGGCGTACGAGAATTCTTGAGCCGTTACGAAAAGAACGGGATGGAGATCACACTGTTCGATGAATCCACAGGAATGCTCAACGAAGCAAGCGATACACTACGCAATTGGAGGGATTGCCTAAAATTCAAGCAACTCGATTTGAGCGCTTGCGTTCAGGAATTAGAATCGTTCGACTTGGTGATTGACGCAGGCTTTTTGCACACTTATAACAATCCTAAAGACGCATTAGCATTCGCCTACATGATTTTGAAAAAGAGCGGAACACTCATGGCGCTGGACTTTGAAAATTTTGACCCACTCGCTATTGTGAGTTCTGCCGTACTGGAAAACGGCTTTGCCAAGTACACGCGTTTGCGCCGTTTCACCTCGCTTTTGACCGATGAAGAATGGGAATCCATTTTCAAGGAATTGCCTTTCGAAACCATTTCGCTTGAAAACAACTCGCACTTTGTACAGACAATTGTAGCAAAGAAAGCTTCTGATGCCAAGGAAATTCTTGGCAATGAATTTGAGACATATTTGAAAACGAATCTCGTCCCGTACATGATTCCGGCTCGAACAGAAGTGTTCGTCAAGTTCCCGCTCACGGCTAACGCCAAGGTGGACCGCAAAACAATCACAGCGTACTTGAAAAAGACAGGTGATGCAGACGTAAACGAGAACTACGAAGGTCGCGAAATGGATCTCGCAAGCATTTGGAAGTCGCTCCTTTCCCTTGACAAAATTGATCGTCACGCCAACTTCTTTGAAATCGGCGGGGACAGCCTCTTGGCTACGCGATTCATTGAAAAAATCCATACGCAGTTTGGCGTCGAGATTTCGCTCCGAGAATTTTTCGAGAATGCAGAATTAAACGAACTCGCACAGATTTTCGAAGAACGCATCAACGCCTTAGGCGATATCGAAGAGGGGGAAATATGA
- a CDS encoding Gfo/Idh/MocA family oxidoreductase gives MKKRVIVCGSTFGQFYINALQQLLSDDFELVGLYGKGSERSKKCAETYNIPLFTEFEQIPEVDFACVVISSGTVGGIGTELACKFMEKKIHVLQEQPIHPRDLTETYRVAKKNGVYFKTCDLYPKLPEVARFIRVAQELNKHEKSLYIKAAFGPQVSFPAIDILSRILPSVYSLTVEHITECVGPFDILTGKLGDTPITIEYNNQVNTDDRDNHAHLLHNFAIVYETGRLILEDTFGPVLWKPRMYVPKYLYNPEKRNEIPPYLKELTMETLGNYKAKDFMHVLFDDWKQGIADNIVEFSKMIDQKVKLAPYAQRELLCSQKWSEITNIFGFAKLIHPEGNEYIPSAQIHKYSEEV, from the coding sequence ATGAAAAAACGAGTCATTGTCTGCGGAAGTACATTCGGACAGTTTTACATCAACGCTCTGCAGCAACTATTAAGCGATGATTTTGAATTAGTTGGACTTTACGGCAAAGGAAGCGAGCGCTCCAAAAAATGTGCCGAAACATACAACATTCCACTGTTTACGGAATTTGAGCAGATCCCTGAAGTTGATTTTGCATGTGTCGTCATCAGTTCAGGAACTGTTGGCGGCATCGGTACAGAACTCGCCTGCAAGTTCATGGAAAAGAAAATTCACGTTTTGCAAGAACAGCCCATCCATCCGCGCGACCTTACTGAAACATATCGCGTTGCGAAAAAGAATGGCGTTTATTTCAAGACATGCGATCTTTACCCAAAGCTCCCCGAAGTAGCAAGATTCATTCGCGTCGCACAAGAACTGAATAAGCACGAAAAATCACTCTACATCAAGGCAGCCTTCGGTCCGCAAGTTTCTTTCCCTGCCATAGACATTCTCTCCCGCATCCTCCCCTCCGTTTACAGTTTGACCGTTGAACACATCACGGAATGCGTCGGACCGTTCGACATTCTCACCGGGAAATTGGGTGACACGCCCATTACCATTGAATACAACAACCAGGTCAATACGGACGACCGCGACAACCACGCACATCTTTTGCACAACTTCGCCATTGTTTACGAAACGGGCCGTTTGATTCTCGAAGACACGTTTGGTCCTGTACTTTGGAAGCCGCGCATGTATGTTCCCAAGTACTTGTACAATCCCGAAAAGCGAAACGAAATCCCGCCGTACTTGAAAGAATTGACCATGGAAACATTGGGAAACTACAAAGCCAAGGATTTCATGCACGTCCTTTTTGACGACTGGAAACAGGGAATCGCAGACAACATTGTTGAATTTTCAAAGATGATTGACCAGAAGGTAAAACTCGCTCCATACGCCCAGCGAGAACTTTTATGCTCGCAAAAATGGTCCGAAATCACAAACATTTTCGGATTTGCAAAGCTGATTCACCCAGAAGGCAACGAATACATCCCATCAGCACAAATCCATAAATACAGCGAAGAGGTTTAA